Below is a window of Musa acuminata AAA Group cultivar baxijiao chromosome BXJ3-11, Cavendish_Baxijiao_AAA, whole genome shotgun sequence DNA.
GATGTCGGCGGCGGTCGTGACGGGCGAAACCGAGTCCTTGATCTCCACCGCGGACGGATCTGTGAGCCAGAGAACGGAAGGATCTGTCTCGCCTTGATCGGTGGCGGGAGTCGCCGCCGCAGGTTGCGGCGTGATCCAGGATACGGCGGCGGCCGTGGAGGAGGACGGCAGATCTGGGGAgctgaagaggaagaggacgcggATCTTGCCCATTATCTCGTGGCTGTGGGAGACAACGTCGGTGGAACCGAGCTCGAGCACGCCGGAGCCGACGGGGACGCAGACCATGGTCTGGAGGCCGAACAGCTGCGCCTGGCGCGCCCGCTCGCAGGGCGCCGAGGCGAGGCGGTCGGCGCCGGCGACCCAGACGGGAGCTCCGGCGAAGAGTGCCTGGCCAGGGAACCCGCCCCCGTTGACGAACGATTGGGTCATGGAGACGAGGAAGAACCACTCGGTGTCTGTGACCTCCTCGTCGACGGTCTCGTCGGGCGTCGAGGAACCGCCCCCGGAGATAAGAGAGTGGAGCTCGCGGAGGACGCGCCTCCGGTGCTCCTGCTCGACGGCAGAGACGGCGTTGGCGACCCGCTGCTTTCGCTTGTCCTCCTCGCACCCCTTGTAGTACCCGTCGCCCCAGCCAAGGAAGTACGCGCCGGTAGCGCCGTCCACCGACGTCTGCCAGAAGATGCCGTACGTCCAGCTTTCCCGGGCCCCCTCGATCAGCGCCTGCAGCCGCTGCTGGAGGGTCTCCTGGCTGAAGTACGCCGGTGCTGCCGAGGCGAGGGCGGTCGCCGGACCCAAGGCGGCAGCGGCGGGCGGGGTGGGCGTAGGAGGAGCGGTAGCGGTCGCCCAGGGGAAGCCCTGGAGGTCGGTGGTGCCCATGAAGGCCTCCATCAAGGAGGCGTTGTCGTCGGCCCACAGGTTCATGCTCTTCTCCGATCGATGAGGGGGCGGGCGAGGCGGATGAACCGGATCACTTGATTCCCGTCACCGTTTCCCCTCGGTGAGCCCAAGTCGGGCAGCTATTGTTGACAAAACGCTACTACTGGCTTTGCTCTCCCCCTCGCTTTACTAAaccaacaaataaataaataaataatagaaatatatttttaattgataTTATCGGATGGAAAAAGAGAAGGGTAGAATATAATAGAATTGTGTGGTGAGGATGCGAGGGTGCGGAGGTGATGGATAGAACACGTTTTCCTTGCCGGCATCGGGAGGAAAACGACGTAAGCGTGGGTTTGTTGCCTTGTCCTCACGTGGCAGAAGCCTCTGATTTCTCACGCGATAAGGTGGCAGTGTCGATGGCAATTGCCAAGCATCGGACGGCTGCTAATGGGCTCGCGTGTTTCATTGCGATGATGGTGATGatatgatggtggtggtgggacAGGAATTAAAAGTGTGTCCAAGTACAAGATGAGCAGATTTTTTAGCTTCACCCACCGGTCGGACTCGATGCGAGTGTAGCCCGGCGGACATCAACTAATACCATTACacgtcatgatcatttttttcctATTGATGAGACCAGATCACCGTACACGAGGCAAATGATCATTGATTACTAGGACGGTACAGAAAAAGTTTCTGTCATGTTGGTGATCAAAGGAATCCCAAACCCACGTAGATAATTCGGTGACCCGTCAAATCTCACCTATCTGCATTACCACATGGTCGCTCGATGACGAACAGCTATTTCACATTCGTCAATTATCTCGATTCGCTATGAAAAGACCCCCGAGATAGATCCTACGATCAAATCCGGAATAGCACCTTTGATTCGTCAATTCTTACTGACTTGATACTCAAAGAAGCATTCATCGGGCTGTACCCGTAAAGCTATTTTATAGGATCATTCCTCATATTTCGCTTCTCGAAATCGTCGGATATGAGTCTTGATATTGGATAGATTTATAAAAATAGCTAACCGAGTCAAAATTAGGTTTCCATACTTTGATAATTGGTCAAAACTTGGATTCAAGTACTATTACGTACCTTTCCAGCGACATCATTACTCATCGTCGCCGGACCCACTTGAAAAGATTAAGTTGAAGAGGAAAGAGAAAACTACTTGAATGCACTGGGGTTACGCATTTTATGGAGGACCACAGCTTGAAAGCTATCGACCGTGACGTCGAAAGGTACCTTATGATAGCCACATTGCCATCGTGAAAGTTACAGCTGTTACTAGCAGCGTAACATAAAGACTATTTTGCAGAACATGCAATCGAGATTGACTTtgtatttactatgattctttcttggtCTTTCTCCTGCTAATTATCTGAAAGAGACACAACAATGGGGTTTCAATTATGATTAGACCTTTGGCAGTAGGGTTTACGGATGTGGTCGGTGTAAAAATTCTTGAACTAAATAATATCAAGGTTTAAGTTCGATACTGTGAAGACGTGAATTTTCTCCGgaaaatatgcaaaaaaaaaaactagtctaGGCAGCAACATTTGTCAGTAATCAGAATCAAAAGCCCATccatatagaaaataaaaaagtataaaaattatGAATTACTCTTGAAATAGAAacgaataataattaaaaaaaaataaataatttagaaAATGAAGACAACTAAAAGCACAAAGATTAAAAAACAAACAAATGATATGGCGAGGGCAAATGATTTTATTGGAGAGGAACATGGGACCGTGGCTGGAGCAGGAAGGGCTGGTGCAATGCTTCCTATAATAATCACACGGTTCATGAGAGGAAGGGCAATTTCTTTTAGGGTGAGGAATTCAATCACGAGTCCATTTCACTGTTTTACTCGACTATTTTCAACaactataataataaattaatatttttaattatttaagattgACTACATAAATAATAAGACACCTTTTAGATTTATCCCAACTAGAATATCTCCATcacatgaaataataataattattattattaatttagtgCGACACCTTTTTTAGTCGGCAGCGATGACTAGTTGAGTTGCGTGGCTGACTCGATTCTTTTGGCAGTTTATATAGCTTTTTATCCTAAAAGAAAAGATGTTTCTATGGTCAATTCACTCTCTTGCCTGCTTCGTGATTGGACCAGTATTTACTATCTTGTAGGGGTTGCAAATTTATCTCATAGGGGCTATCAAGCATAATGTagagatttatttcatcaaatgttATATTTTCCTTTGAAAACTTAcataagttttttttaatttgtgTTGTATTCATTCTGAGTCAAATCCCTTTTATGGGAAACCTTTTCTAAGGTGATCAATGTTTTAGATCTGAGGAATATTTGTCCCCGATCTGTAATCGACAAATTTTTTACCAAAAAAGATGATTTAGTGAATGAGATTACTGATATCAGTCCTTTCACAACATCAAATCTCCTCTCCAATGTGTTAGGGTTAGACCTCTTGTTATATTGACTTAATATCACTTATATATAAGCTAAATTATGCAAATATTCTTTCACTCAAACTTTATCTATTAAGATGTGGTTAGCCCAAAGACCTTGATCCAACACTTCATCATTGTAAATTACGAGACAGTGATGACCTCTATCCTGTAAGCAAGGAAGAATGAGAAATCTCTTGTCGACACTCTTTAAGGTTCTTTAGCAACTCAAACGGATATTAAGTAGTTTACTAAACCAAGCTCTTTTGGTCTCGATCAGTTAATAACTTCAATTTGTTCATTAGATTGAGCGAGCTACTAAGTGAGGTGCAAGAGATCTCTAAGAACTCATAATTCCTAAaacatgaaaatttatttttcatatgaatACTTTGATTTACAtatcaaaaattttcataacaacacTGTGATTTACATATTGATAGGAAATATATTGTCCTTAAACACATCACCATGATGcccaaagagaaaagaaaaaacaaaattttCTTCTCATCATTTATGACGAAATAGATAATCACAAACTTTATTATCATCATTTATGATGAAAAAGACAAGCATAAATTTTCTTCATACCCTTTAGTATAAAAGCTCATCTTTcacataaataaaagaaaaacttACTTATATACCTCGAGTTATTAATTTGAGTGTCGGAGAAACTAAGTCAGAAAATCTCTCTCGACCTTGATCTTTATACAAATAGcacatcaaatcaaatatcaAATATGATCATTCAGAGTATGACTTTTACCATTAAATATCAAATATGATcattagtaaaataataaaaacttTTGTTGTTAGGAAATAAGGGGAAATGGATCCGGTATGTCCATTCCCCCTTGCGCACAGGCCTACTTCAATCATCTCCTTAAATTAATCCGCTCAAACAAGCAACCAACCCGGTGGGCATGAGAAGAGCTAGATTTCCAACCACTCGTATCTAAATCGAGTACAAGTTTGGAATGAACGTGTCttatcacataaaaaaaaaaagggaggtggTGGGAGAAAGTATCTAATGGCTGAGGAGCTATTTCTTCCCTTGGTGGTCTTAATTTATGCAAGACCAACAAGTCCACCTTAGTTGTTCGGCCATACTTGTTACCGGAATCGATCGAGATTTATAATACACGAAGAcgaagaaagagaagagaaaaaaccTGCACGTGTTGTCACAAAATAAGAAGAATGCATTAATCTAACGCAAGTTTTCGATCCACAAATACCCAAGTTGCGACTTCAGAAGCCCATACTAATACTAACTATGGATTCTCGGCGATCataaacaaaagaaaaacaaaaggaaaaacacAACATGTATTGTAATTGTTGATCTGAATGACCGGCTTTTAGGATCTACCTATGGAGATGTGCTTTCTGCGCATACATACATAAATCCAATGACCAAATACTCGCAACCTTTGTTCCACCTGATTAGGCTTGTCTCGAACACATCAACCGTTCGATTACCCACGTGGTATATCATTTTACCGTCCATCACAGTTCCCAGACCTCCGATCAGGAGGACGGGACCCACTGCACGAAACCTGGGCGAGATCAGTATCATCGATCACCACACTCGTCGAGCCTTTTCCTCGACTTAAATGGGTGAGCCCCATTCAATTCTTGATATATATCAACTATCACATGATATATTACTCCAAGGCGCCCAATCATGATCACCTATCTTTTTATTTCGTGCCTTGTGATTGAATTTGCAGGCATTTCTGTACCCATAGACCTACCAACTTCCCATCCATACTTTTAATGCAGAAATATTTTTGAAAGAGCATCCCTATTTGTCATACTTCTTCGCATTTATGCTATTTATTGTACTGATTATGCCCCATGGATTAAATCGGATGAATCGATCTAATTACAGTGTTTTTGACATCTTTATGTAACTAAAGTAAATTGAATCAAAACTCAATGTAATCAgcttataatataaaaatatgatttgaaaTAAGTTGGTTTAGGAAcctttttattctttcttcttttagAAATCCGTCCTACTCAACAACACCAATTCAAAACTAAGCAAACGAAGACGCTAGAAAGGACTAATAGCAATTTCCAGTGAACTAATTGATGGTCGAAGACAAACCTCCGACGACGCCCACCGATCGCTCTCCGCACGTGCCAAGGGAGGGTTAACGCTTCCCAAGCTTCCGGTGACGGAACCGCTCCTCCGCCGCGTTCAGCCCCCGACCGATCTGCTGGATCGCCAACGCCACGCCGCCATTCTCGGCCCCCGGAACCCCCACTGAGAACCCACGAAGAGGCGTCCAAAAGAGATCGCCAGAAGAGATACAAGAAACGAAAAGAATGAAGGGTTCTTGAGATCGGCCGGCATTGTACCTTTGGAGTCGAGTCGCATCTCCGCGCCGTCCAACGTCTGCGAATCTGAACTTAGGAAAGCAGGGAAACGAAGAGGTCAGCAATAGGGAGGGAAGAAGCGATCGAGAAAAAGGGCGACCGCGGAGCTAAAATAACCTGGAAGGGAGAGATCGTGGGAGAAGAGGTAGAGGACGAGGAGGCAGAGGATGGTGAGGACGGGGATGAGATGGATCAACCTCTCCGCCCTGGGCCTCGCCCGGATCCCCTTGTCCGCCTCGGTGGCCCCGACCACGGCGCTGCCGATGCTCTTCCGCTTCTCCTCCCTCTCGGCTCCCCCGGCGACGGCGGAGACGAGAGGCTTGGGGCCGGGCGATCCGAGGGACTGGCGCTGCATTCTGGTCTTTGGAGACTGGTGCGACTTCTGTAATGAGCGACGCCGCTTTAAAGAGGGAGCGCCGCGTCATTAATAATTGTATTCCCGCATCAACCAAACGAGATGCGCGAAAACATGTGAAAATTTGTTTGAATCTATTCCACAACCAAttttgacacacacacacatcatacTATTTATTCCGAATATTCTTTCCAGCTGTTGACAACTTTTAGGCAAGAAGGTAGAATTTGGAGGATCCTTCCTATCTAatgtgttattattattattattattatatatatatatatatatatatatatatattccatctcAGATTAAATTTCAGGTGCATATTGCCAAAGATGATATCTTTGATCATCACATTTTTGGCAGCTTCTAGGTAATAAGAATAAGagctatttattaaaataaattaattaaatttaaagtgaacatttatttaaataattatcaaGGGagattttttttgaacttttttagattttttttgggAGAGATATCAactgttataatttttttttctaacagTGCTCCTATTTGACTTAATCACTGAAACACCTTTGAAAAATAACCCAACAGCTTTTTTTTTCATGAACAGtaaaatagtaaaatatttttttattaatttttaagggATTATAAATAGTAGAAATAAGCTCCAAAATTAAAATGTTACACCTCATAAGAAAAATCCCTCCCAAAAAAATGGACTGGTTTCAAAAGAGACTCTATTAAGATTATTTATCTTTGATAGAAAATTACATACATTTCCAGTATGTTACGATTTTAAAATCGACGAACCCCAATTTCTCAGTCAAAAATCAATTCTGTAGTGCCTTCAGTTGTGGGCGTCATCTGATTCCATTAAATTTTAGAATGACTACTCGCTACTTTTATTTCAATTTTCATTACCTTCTTATTAATGTCTAATTGAAACCTTATTGATGTAAAATTATTCCTTAGTTTTCTTTCCCTCTTCGGCACACATATCAATATTTTTATAACATTTCTTCCTATTTATAATTAATACTATCAATTAACTATTCTTTGACAAAATTATTATGACTCAATTAAACCAACAACGACCGACATCTTAACCCCGCTTTGCCGCGAACCAAAAGCAAGCCATTTCGCACACAAGCTCGACTTTTCCTCGTCGCTTGGTTCATCCCGTCGCCGCCGCCTTCTTCCGCTCCAAGAAATGCGCAGTGGCGGAATCCATCGGTTATGGGAAGGGTAACTACGGCTTAACTCTAATCTTTTGTAGATCGAGATCGAGAGAGAAGAGCAGGGAGATGGTGTTGTGGGAGATGACATTGGCGACGGCATACTTCTTGGGATTGAAGCGGACCTACGCGATCACCCTCAGGATCCAGTGGCGTGCCTCCTCGGCCCTCGTCGCCCCGAGCTCCGTCAATTCCTTCACAGGTGCCTTGCTCTGTAACATCCCCTACAATAGTAGTTGATTTGTGGGAATCTTTTAAGAGATTTTAACTTGATATCGTTTCATGACAAATTGTCATCGGAAGAAATGTTTGTTCTTCCGATCGTGTGCTCCTTTAATTACCCCCCTCTTATGGCAAGACGACGACCTCGTCTAAGATCGATGAGCCACACCAGAAACGCTTGCAAATTAACTTGTTAGGGAGACTATGGTCTGAGATTGCACGGCTCTCTTCGCTTTTGGTCGATCTGAGTTCCAGTGTAAGCCGAATCTGATTGCCCTGC
It encodes the following:
- the LOC135653267 gene encoding uncharacterized protein LOC135653267, translated to MQRQSLGSPGPKPLVSAVAGGAEREEKRKSIGSAVVGATEADKGIRARPRAERLIHLIPVLTILCLLVLYLFSHDLSLPDSQTLDGAEMRLDSKVGVPGAENGGVALAIQQIGRGLNAAEERFRHRKLGKR